Proteins encoded by one window of Lathyrus oleraceus cultivar Zhongwan6 chromosome 1, CAAS_Psat_ZW6_1.0, whole genome shotgun sequence:
- the LOC127115624 gene encoding uncharacterized protein LOC127115624 codes for MCVDYRDLNRASPKDDFPLPHIDMLVDNTAKFDIFSFMDGFSGYNQIKMAPEDMEKTTFITPWGTFCYQVMPFGLKNAGATYQRAMTTLFHDMMHKEIEVYVDDMIAKSRSEEGHLVDLLKLFQRLRKFRLRLNPNKCTFGVRSGKLLGFIVSQKGIEVDPDKVKAIQEMPAPKTERQVRGFLGRLNYISRFISHMTATCEPIFKLLRKSQNCVWTEDCQKAFDSIKEYLMEPPILLPPVAGRPLVMYLTVLENSMGCILGQQDETGKKEHAIYYLSKKFTDCESRYSLLEKTCCALAWAAKRLRQYMLSHTTWLISKMDPIKYIFEKPALTGKIARWQMLLSEYDIEYHTQKAIKSSVLAEYLAHQPVEDHDDNEDEFPDEDVMFLKSRDCKEPLPEEGPEPDSQWGLVFDGASNVYGHGVGAVIITPEGSHIPFTARICFECTNNIAEYEACIMGLEEAIDLRIKNLTVYGDSALVINQIKGEWETRHPGLIPYKDYARRLLTFFTKVELHHIPRDENHMADALATLSSMYQVGFPNEVPRIVIKRLDRPAHVFTAEASFDDKPWYHDIKHFLQTQEYPLGATEKDKKTLRRLSGSFFLNQNVLYKRNYDMVLLRCVDKKEAEMLMKEVHEGSFGTHANGHSMSRKMLRAGYYWLTMESDCYKFVKKCHKCQIYADKVHVPPTFLNVISAPWPFSMWGIDMIGMIEPKASNGHRFILVAIDYFTKWVEAASYAKVTKQVVVRFIKNNLICRYGIPNKIITDNGSNLNNKMMDELCESFRIEHHNSSPYRPKMNGAVEAANKNIKKIIQKMVVTYKDWHEMLPFALHGYRTSVRTSTGATPFSLVYGMEAVLPIEVEIPSMRILMETQLSEAEWCQSRYDQLNLIEEKRMTALCHGQLYQKRMKQAFDRKVKPREFKEGDLVLKKMILFHNDSRGKWTPNYEGPYVVKKAFSGGALILTNMDGEELPRPVNTDAVKK; via the coding sequence atgtgtgtcgactatcgtgacttaaatagagcaagcccaaaggatgatttccccctgcctcacattgacatgttggtagacaatacagcaaagtttgacatattctccttcatggacggattctccgggtataaccagatcaaaatggctcccgaagacatggaaaaaactacattcataacaccatggggaacattctgttatcaagtgatgccgtttgggttgaagaacgcaggtgctacttaccagcgagccatgacaacgctctttcacgacatgatgcacaaagagattgaggtttatgtggatgacatgatcgcgaagtctcgttcagaagaaggtcacttagtagatctattgaagctgtttcaacgattgaggaagttccgtcttcgcctcaatccgaacaaatgcacatttggcgtcaggtcaggtaaactcttgggcttcattgtcagccaaaaaggcattgaagttgatccagataaagtaaaagctatccaagagatgcccgcaccaaaaacagaaaggcaagtgagaggttttctaggacgattgaattacatatcccggtttatttctcacatgactgccacttgtgaacctatcttcaaattgctgagaaagagtcagaattgtgtttggacagaggattgtcagaaagcatttgacagtatcaaagagtacctcatggagcctcctatcttgttaccacctgttgctggaagaccgttggttatgtatttgacagtgcttgagaattctatgggctgtattctgggtcaacaagacgaaactggaaagaaagagcatgccatttactacttaagcaagaaatttactgactgtgaatcacgatactccttactcgagaagacatgttgtgcattggcttgggctgctaagagattgaggcagtatatgttaagtcacaccacttggttgatatccaaaatggatccaatcaagtacatttttgagaagcctgcactcactggtaagattgcaagatggcagatgctgttatcagaatacgacattgagtatcatacccagaaagctatcaagagcagtgtgttggctgagtaccttgctcaccaacccgttgaagatcacgatgataatgaggatgagtttcctgatgaagatgtcatgttcctaaaatccagagattgtaaagagccacttcctgaagaagggcctgaaccagattctcaatggggtttagtatttgatggagcttccaacgtttatggacatggagtaggtgcagtcattatcactccagaaggttctcatattcctttcacggcaagaatttgctttgaatgtacaaacaacattgctgaatatgaagcctgtatcatgggtcttgaagaagccattgacctccgcatcaaaaatcttactgtttatggtgactcagcgttagttatcaatcagatcaaaggagaatgggaaacacgccaccctggcttgatcccatacaaagactatgcaagaagattgttgactttcttcaccaaggttgaattgcatcacattcctcgggatgagaatcatatggcggatgctctagctacgttgtcttcaatgtatcaagtgggttttccaaacgaagtacccagaattgtgatcaagcgacttgatagaccagcacatgtgtttacagctgaggccagttttgatgataaaccatggtaccacgatatcaagcatttccttcagactcaggagtatcctcttggagcaacagaaaaagataaaaagactttgagaagattgtcaggcagtttcttccttaatcagaatgtgctctataagaggaattatgacatggtcttactcagatgtgttgacaaaaaggaagcagaaatgttgatgaaagaagttcacgaagggtcctttggtactcatgcaaatggccactctatgtcaagaaagatgttgagagctggttactactggttgaccatggaatcagattgctacaaatttgtaaagaagtgtcacaaatgtcagatctacgctgataaggttcatgtaccaccaacctttttgaatgtgatttctgctccttggccattctcaatgtggggcattgacatgatcggtatgattgaacccaaagcttccaacggacaccgtttcattctcgtggcaattgattacttcaccaaatgggtggaagcagcttcgtatgcaaaggtgacaaagcaagtggtggtcagattcatcaaaaataatctcatttgccgatatggcattccaaacaagatcatcactgacaatggctccaatctgaacaacaaaatgatggatgaattatgtgaaagtttcaggatcgagcatcacaactcttctccttaccgtcccaagatgaatggggcagttgaagctgcaaataagaatatcaagaagatcattcaaaagatggttgttacctacaaagattggcatgaaatgctgccttttgcactacacggatatagaacatcagtccgtacttcaactggggcaaccccattttcacttgtatacggtatggaagctgtgttaccgatagaggttgaaattccatcaatgaggatactaatggaaactcagttgtcagaggctgaatggtgtcaaagcagatacgatcagttgaatttgattgaagaaaaaagaatgactgccttgtgccatggacagttatatcaaaagagaatgaagcaggcatttgataggaaggttaagccgagagaattcaaagagggtgaccttgtgctcaagaagatgatactatttcacaatgattctaggggcaagtggactcctaactatgaaggaccctatgttgtcaagaaagccttctcaggcggtgctttaattcttacaaacatggatggtgaagagcttccacgtcccgtgaatacagatgcagtcaagaaa